One genomic window of Medicago truncatula cultivar Jemalong A17 chromosome 1, MtrunA17r5.0-ANR, whole genome shotgun sequence includes the following:
- the LOC25483057 gene encoding PHD finger protein ING1: MSFLEEFQANLDSLPNILHKKYALLRDLDKSLQDNQRQNEQRCEQEIEDIRRGVRSGNIAPDTSVIRFSDEALDEQKHSIRIADEKVALAVQAYDLVDTHIQQLDQYLKKFDEELRRERENAAITGAPTSSPDGNTKSGKEGGRGGRKKTRQAASVQTATAAAMAAATEALATSANPTGMDLDLPVDPNEPTYCFCNQVSYGEMVACDNPDCKIEWFHFGCVGLKEQPKGKWYCSSCAATRNRRRGK; this comes from the exons ATGTCATTCCTTGAAGAATTTCAAGCCA ATTTGGATTCACTGCCTAATATTCTTCATAAGAAGTATGCCTTATTGCGTGACCTAGATAAAAGTTTACAAG ATAATCAAAGGCAAAATGAACAGCGTTGTGAGCAAGAAATTGAAGATATTAGGCGAGGAGTTCGGTCTGGAAACATCGCACCGGATACCTCTGTTATTAGATTCTCTGATGAAGCACTTGATGAACAAAAGCATAGCATCAGGATTGCTGATGAAAAAGTCGCCTTGGCTGTCCAGGCATACGATTTG GTAGATACTCATATACAACAACTTGATCAATATCTGAAAAAGTTTGATGAGGAGCTTCGGCGTG AAAGAGAAAATGCTGCAATAACTGGAGCGCCTACTTCAAGTCCTGATGGAAATACAAAATCTGGAAAAGAAGGCGGTAGAGGAGGCAGAAAAAA AACTCGCCAAGCAGCATCTGTCCAAACTGCAACAGCAGCGGCAATGGCAGCAGCAACAGAAGCTCTAGCCACATCTGCAAATCCTACTGGCATGGATTTAGATTTACCAGTTGATCCAAATGAACCCACATACTGCTTTTGCAACCAAGTTAGCTATGGAGAAATGGTTGCCTGTGATAACCCTGAT TGCAAAATAGAGTGGTTTCATTTTGGCTGTGTTGGCTTGAAAGAACAACCAAAAGGAAAATGGTACTGTTCAAGTTGTGCCGCAACAAGAAATCGCC
- the LOC25483058 gene encoding probable serine incorporator: MSASEGSAEGAAEVHIVHVSDRQNVPLEEVTSSLELSKVDYTKERTKSLHARYCFGIIFLIMNLVAWFFRDYGQSVLPWIRYIKVCGNEGDDCFHSMGVLRVSLGCFIFFLVMFLSTVKTRKLCEGRNSWHSRWWEFKAVLLLLSMAVPFFIPSQFVQIYGEIARIGAGIFLLLQLVSVIHFIIWWNKYWTPDEETKKRCSFGLLVSTLFYIGAICGIVYMYRSYASRASCSLNIFFIAWTAILLAAILIISLNSKVHRGLLSSGIMASYIVFLCWCAIRSEPATIRCETNNQEKGNSGWITILGFLIAIFAIVLAAFSTGIDSKCFQFSKNQVENEDDIPYSYGFFHMVFSLGAMYFAMLFISWDLNNSARKWSIDVGWISTWVKVLNEWFAATIYIWMLISPIVRQNKVMDNDTTMQGRADSVDA, from the exons aTGAGTGCATCTGAGGGATCAGCTGAGGGAGCAGCAGAAGTACATATTGTTCATGTTAGTGATAGGCAGAATGTTCCTCTGGAAGAAGTAACATCTTCATTGGAGTTAAGCAAGGTTGATTATACAAAAGAGAGAACGAAATCACTTCATGCCCGTTATTGTTTTGGCATTATATTCTTGATAATGAATCTTGTTGCATGGTTTTTCCGTGATTATGGACAAAGTGTTCTACCTTGGATTCGTT ATATCAAAGTTTGTGGAAATGAAGGAGATGATTGTTTTCATTCAATGGGGGTTCTCCGTGTGAGTTTAGGATGCTTT ATATTTTTCTTAGTAATGTTTCTCAGCACagtaaaaacaagaaaattatgTGAAGGTAGAAATTCATGGCATTCTAGATGGTGGGAATTCAAGGctgttttattgcttttatcAATGGCAGTACCATTCTTCATCCCTTCACAATTTGTACAAATATATG GCGAGATAGCTCGTATTGGTGCAGG gatttttctccttttacaaCTTGTGAGTGTGATCCATTTTATCATTTGGTGGAATAAGTATTGGACTCCAGACGAAGAAACGAAAAAGAG GTGCTCCTTTGGACTACTTGTGTCAACATTGTTTTATATTGGTGCTATATGTGGGATTGTGTATATGTACAGATCATACGCTTCAAGAGCTTCATGTTCtctcaatatatttttcatcGCATGGACCGCAATTCTTCTTGCTGCAATTCTGATCATATCCTTGAATTCAAAG GTTCATAGAGGTCTTTTATCCTCAGGAATTATGGCTTCTTACATTGTTTTCCTATGTTGGTGTGCAATCAGAAG TGAACCCGCCACCATAAGATGTGAGACAAATAAccaagaaaaaggaaatagtGGTTGGATAACTATACTT GGATTCCTTATTGCCATATTTGCAATTGTTTTGGCTGCCTTTTCCACAGGCATTGATTCCAAATGCTTTCAG TTTTCCAAAAATCAAgttgaaaatgaagatgatATTCCTTACAGCTATGGATTTTTCCACATGGTGTTTTCCTTGGGAGCAATGTACTTTGCAATGTTATTCATCAGTTGGGATCTGAATAACTCAGCTAGAAA GTGGAGCATTGATGTTGGCTGGATAAGTACATGGGTGAAGGTTCTCAATGAGTGGTTTGCTGCAACTATTTATA TATGGATGTTGATTTCCCCAATTGTGAGACAGAACAAAGTTATGGATAATGATACAACTATGCAAGGCAGAGCTGACTCAGTTGATGCATAA